In the genome of Anabrus simplex isolate iqAnaSimp1 chromosome 7, ASM4041472v1, whole genome shotgun sequence, the window tgacatattcatacctttcgcatccttcaaacaaaaaaattaaaagattcctttggagtcctctccaggtttccattttgtTCCGTCCATCCAATCCTCGACCTAATTGTGTAACCAACACGTGCCAGTTACCCTTACCATTGTtgtaacattgttatttttaataatcgttaataatttattgttgatGATTAATAGTGTTGTTTATACCGTTTGTTaacttttatacttatttaaacttattattattattattattattattattattattattattattattattattattattattattagtgtaaaatggccctccacgggctgtatttaataattaaataaataaatatactcatCGGTATAAGACTAATTGGCCTCAAGTACGAATCATGGTATGTATTGACGGTATGCGCTAACACTGGACACGTCCTCTATGGGTACTTTGAATGATAAGTGACACTGCTTATCTCAAATAGTCTCCACCGTTTATTGTACTCATTAAGAGGCCCAGGTTGTACAACTCAAGTGTTCTTATAACTTTATAAAAATATAGTTTTTAATTTCACTAACTGTTTTCAGAAATGCTTAAAATTATAGATCTAATTTCACAAATGGTTTTTAATTATTTCGAGTTCTTTACAAAATGTCATCAATATTCATTGTATTGCCTATCCTTTGACTCCGGGCAACCCCTAGGTGCAGGACATTACTTTACTGTTCGTACCCTCATAGTCTCTCCTGGTATGGTGTTCTTGCCACTATCATGCTTGTATGCTCCACATTCTATCTGCATCTTGGCAGAGgctagagtaaaatgtagcttccacggaagtctcAGTCTCATGTACTGTTTAGCTGCGACAGTACTGAAGCTAGTGTGGTATGactggtgctgagtaatggcattcagagcatgaccaGTGTTATTATAGGTGCTCGTCACAGAGCCATTGTGCTTCAATAGTAATTTCTGGCCCACTGAGgagaactatctcactcctcatcttgcttgtACGCCTGCACACTACAACGCAACCTTCGGTTTTTACGGGTTTCTTATACCGACACCACCTTTGATTGTGCTGTTTGAGGGGCAAGCAATCTCCAGAAAGAAGACATCTGTCATACCAACCCTTCATCCATTCAAAAGTTATCGGAGTGTGTTGAGCGTCCCCCAGAACTATCAGAGCCCCTCGCTGTACACCTGTCGTTATGACAACACAACAAGCTTTGGTAGTGAAAGTAGTACCAGCTGTATGCTtaagtttttgccgggttttgtggtaaataaaacacgtaatttccAAGTCGtgggcttctacacacttcgcccatatttcaggtaagttatgaataccatctcggaaaaactgtttgtcttttgcggcaaaccattcgtcgagccatttttccaacttcctcgaaattgctgaagtgcttctctgcgagcgcgtgccccattgatgcaaagagatgataatcagatggcgccaggtcgggacagtacggcgggtgcggaaggatgtcccacccaagcgatttcaaggtgtctttcactggttttgctgtgagaGACGGCgcgttgtcgtgtaacaaaattactttgccatgtcttctgacccattccggtcgtctttcgatcgctgcgcgatttaaattaatcatttgtcggctatagcgttgtgcattaacggtttcgccgggcttcaagagttcataatacacaacaccgctctggtcccaccagacacaaaacaTGGTCTTCTTGCGGAAGCGATTTGGCTTTGGTGTCACATGTCACAGCCACAATATTTTCCGCTTCGGGATTTCAAAATCAATTTTTCGTCACTTGTCAAACTTTGGTAcagaaatgtttttcttttttttttccacagGTGACTTTGccattttccatttgccgttcctttaaatcgtgtgggacccatttaccgaatttactgatcttccccattggtcgtaaacgtctgctgattgtttcttgtgacacatttaatgcttatgccaattgctgttgagtttgagttagGTCATCATCAAGTGACGCCTACAACTcttcgtcttcgcacttttgtggtctaccagagcgcacactGTCTTCACATTGATAtcatcacgtttaaattgtcgaaaccatatctcacatgttctaatcaatggatcGTATTCACCATATgtctctaccagcaaacgatgactttcctcagctcttttcttttgattaaataagaaaagcaatgcgtgccgcgaatgttctttttcaggcacaaacgtcggcatgatcactgaacggtacaacacagacgctagtgttcggcggactcaacttgtgtgtgtaggtaggttaatgtcagacgaacaaactgacgtatgtgtcaaattcatacgctgcataatgtccgctggcgccatctcttcgtgaaaccggaaaagacttatgcatacatctaGTATAATGCGCCATACGGCAGTGTCGTATCAATGATTCGTAAATTATTTATACACGCTGACCATACCTATGTACCTCTGTATCGAGTGACACTGACAATGGACACATCCTCTGTTGATAAAGCTATGAATGATAGGAGTGTAGAAGGAACCAATGACACAGCTTATTTATAATGCTCTCAACACTTTATTATACTCATTAACATACACAGGTTGTACAATTATATTACATAACAGCCTACAACAATGTAGCACAGGTAAACAATAGTAGTTAACTAAAATACGTATTATGAGCCACTTTCTGTGTTAATGCTTACCACCCATTCTGAAACGTGATTTGACATTGTAGTCTTCCATTGTAGTTTCGTTCACGTTACTCATTCCGAGATTTGATTCtgtctgtttattttctttttcagaGGTTTATTCTAAACATACTGTGAATGTTTTAATTCTTTTAATTTTATAGCTTTGAAACTGCGTAAGAAGAATATTCTCAAATTTGTAGGTAGAAGTGAAGTGCATTTTGAATTACAGTGCACTACTTTTGCTGACAAGGAAGGAAAATGTAAAGTACGTAAAGGAGGAATAGGCATCAGAGATTAAGATTTGAACTGTTTTGTGTCTAAGGTCAAAacttgatgccttcagcttcctctAATTTACTACTGACGTCATACGTAAGTTAGAAATGTTCCGAAAGTCGTCTACAGTCTAAAATTCACAGTTTGCAATTGAGCTCAGCAATACTAGACACTTATTGAGAAGACAACTACACGCCAGTATGAAGGTACAACGAGCCGGCAATCGTTGTACGACAAATGAAACATGGCTTCAAAATCTACAATTCATTACACTAATTCCGTCTTCTGCAAAATTTTCCGTGGCGGTAGTACACTGCGGGTGTTTTTATTTTCTACACAGAAAAGTGAGATCACTTCATACGTTTAGAGTTACATATAAAAGTAGTTCAACACTTACAAATTATACGTTTAATGACTAAATATTACTCCTTACAGTTCACTAtatttgttataaataaataagttataagctCTTTTCCTTGAGATATGATCAGTTTCAGGATTTACGTAAATCAGTCCATTTGTGCTGGCATTATTACTTGCCATGTGGGGGCAAATAACTTCCGGTGACAAGCCCACCTGCAGCTCCTCCAAATCCTCCGGCTCCTCCAAATCCTCCGGCTCCACCAAAACCTCCAGCTCCACCACCTCCGTAGTGGGGAGTGCCGGAGTACTGGACATTAGCGACGTATCCGGTAGCGTCGCTTGCGGTGTAAGTCACCACCTGGTTGCGGCCGTCAGGAAGCAGCACCTGGTATTCACCCTTCACATTACCAGAACCGTCACCACTCTCGTGCTGCCCGAAGTCGTTCCCACTGAAACCGTCTCTTACGGCGTACTGGAAGTTGTATGGAGTGGGCTGAAACATCGTACAACAAAGTGATTAACTCTTTCGCAGGGGAAAAACCAACATTTACTGAAGAAATATTAAACTCCTAACTGGATAAAAGAGATAATCCACTACGGATAGCTGCCCTTATGCGAGGAATACAGCAAAGGGTCATGATAAATACAAGAAGATGATAGgaattaaaatacatttaattaattttcattggaatttAAAGAATTTTAACAACAAAATTCATTGATTTCGTGTTCTATTTATTTCAGTGGCAATTGCTTTTGCACAAAATTTTGTACAATTCAGAGGGAATATTTAAGCAGCACATTAACAATTTTTTCAAAACATTCGCATGGAGTCGAAACTGGAATTAATCACGGAGAAATTTGAAAATGTTAAGCGCCACCAAACAACATAGAACTTGCCATTTATTAGTTTTGTACTTGTACCCCAAGTCATACAGCAAGGCCTGTTCTTTCCTGCATCATTGATGAATTACAGATTAACAAACTTATTGCTGTGAAATGGTGTCTTCGTGGAAGTGCTAGCTGCGGTATGTCCCATAGCGGGCACCACAGCCTCATCCATTGTACAAATGGTGCTTTCAAATTACTCCAAactatattaaaatattatttttcttcttcccagCTCCAAACAGGCCACGAAGGGTGCTGGATGAGCGGACGATAAAGGCCACCACTATCCGTAACGACAGCACTAAGTGAGATAGTGTAGTTACCAATATGCCCGTCCAcctcgggaattaacctggtaatcattttctATTTACGCCTCTCCacaagtggaaatatcgtttctaatTCTTTTTACTTTCTGTTGAAGACTCGAACTCACTTACTTGCGGGTAAACTGAGTCAACTTTCATCGTCTCAGCTTGGCAGCGGCAGGATTACCCGTTCTAATCTGAGTGGTTAAATAAGTTTACTTACAGGTCCGTTATAAGCTCCATTATATCCACCGTATCCACCAGCTCCTCCAAAGCCACCACCTCCAAATCCTCCGGCTCCAAATCCTCCAGCAGGGCCTCGGCCGTAACCTGCTAGTAGTCCTCCAGTGACCAGGTCTGTCGCCATGAAGGCGGCGATCACAGCGATACACAATACCTGTGAACACAAAAGTTATTTATCAGAATGTGTTGAAGTTAAGAGTCCAAACCTAGGCCTGAAAATCTGCGTTAATTGTCATTCCAATGAAAACAACCGCTGCCTATTTTGAATGTGACGACACTAAGACAATACACTGCAATACCACGTAAATTACATTACACTTATTCTTACATTACTGACATTCCTGCACTATTAAATGCCTTATTAAGCGTAATGAAGGTAGTTCCAATAATAATGTGCATTCCTAATAATTGAAAGAAAACGAAATAGTGTATTTACAGGAGTAAAATGTTAAATTTTGTGTATTGACGGAGGAGTGTGTGTATTTAGAAACTATTTTATCTTGAAGAACACAGGAACTTACATCTGGAtacaatatttcaatagtttttataATTTCCTAAAATCTTCAAAAATACCTCAATGAAATAACTCTAATAATATTGAGATAAGGTTAGAGACGCACGTGGGTTATACTGGGGAAATCGATGGATGGAGAGTGCATCTACCAGCCAACTATCGTTTGCTTTTGCGAAAAATACCATTTCGAGTCAATGAAGTAATTTGCTTAACTTTGGAAGTCAAGAAAACATTTGAATTCAATGAGATTTTCAGTACAGCAGCTCTGTGTTCGAAGTTTAAATTCCTACATTTAGGGGTCGTGTTCATGGGATTTAAAggtaattaatttataaattattacacaaactttagtgtCCTTAACATACTGGGTTTTTGTGCTAAGTGCACTTTGCAATCATGTTACCTTGAAAATGCTACAGGAagaattagaaatgaaaaataGCATTATTCTTGACATGAAATCCGATTTGTGAAAACATCTTTGGACGGATACAGCTATATTTACTTTCTGCATGTACAGTTTTTGAAACCATTAAATTCATCGTTACATAATGAACTTTTAGACAACGAAATCCAAATAAATAATCAGCAATACTTCTGAAATACGATATGGTTTTGTTAGAACACATGTATTTAATTTCGGACGTGTATCTGAGATCAGAATGATCATGTGATAAGAAAAAACAACAGTTAACAAATACAGGTTTGAAATTTAAAACTTTCTTCTGTTAGAAAATAGTAGTTGGCTGGAACTTAGAACATTGTTATTTATCTACCATAATAAAACATTGGTCAGTGGCTTAG includes:
- the LOC136877670 gene encoding uncharacterized protein; protein product: MSNMKVLCIAVIAAFMATDLVTGGLLAGYGRGPAGGFGAGGFGGGGFGGAGGYGGYNGAYNGPPTPYNFQYAVRDGFSGNDFGQHESGDGSGNVKGEYQVLLPDGRNQVVTYTASDATGYVANVQYSGTPHYGGGGAGGFGGAGGFGGAGGFGGAAGGLVTGSYLPPHGK